Proteins from a single region of Chlamydia buteonis:
- a CDS encoding aminotransferase class I/II-fold pyridoxal phosphate-dependent enzyme: MSECPIDFVTNDFLGFSRSTVLVNEVERRYRLYCEQFPQAQLGASGSRAIAGPSQTLQKLEAKIAKFHQAEAAFVVQSGYMANLGFCYHISKDTDMVFWDASVHISVVQSLKVISGKHQSFPHNDLSALESLLMSHRAVSSGRIFIFVCSVYSFLGTLAPLEELLALSRKYHAHLIVDEAHAMGIFGEEGRGLCHKWGYENFYAVLVTYSKAMGAMGAAILSSLEVKTELMLNSPPLRYTTVLAPHALISISAAYDHLFVVGEFARKQVFILQAYFQKYFGLSSQGCGQPIFLQDFNFDLLVSLLNEANLRVGLMTFADKPFIRVNFHAFNHQDEVNLLVAVLHSYLEKCSCGIDVNHEFYFGRQFCS; this comes from the coding sequence ATGAGTGAATGCCCAATAGATTTTGTAACTAACGATTTCCTAGGTTTCTCTCGCTCTACAGTATTAGTAAATGAAGTTGAGAGACGCTATCGTTTATATTGTGAACAATTTCCTCAAGCCCAACTTGGAGCAAGTGGTTCTCGTGCTATTGCAGGCCCTTCCCAAACTCTACAAAAACTAGAAGCAAAGATAGCAAAATTCCATCAAGCTGAGGCTGCTTTTGTAGTGCAGAGCGGCTATATGGCTAACTTAGGTTTCTGCTATCACATTTCTAAAGATACTGATATGGTCTTTTGGGATGCGTCTGTACACATATCCGTTGTACAAAGTTTAAAAGTGATATCCGGGAAACATCAATCGTTTCCTCATAATGATTTAAGCGCTCTAGAATCTCTATTAATGTCTCATAGAGCAGTCTCGTCAGGAAGAATTTTCATTTTTGTTTGTTCGGTATACTCTTTCTTAGGAACTTTAGCTCCTCTTGAAGAACTTTTAGCTCTTTCAAGAAAATATCATGCTCACCTTATTGTAGACGAAGCCCATGCCATGGGAATTTTTGGTGAGGAAGGTCGTGGGTTGTGTCACAAATGGGGATATGAGAATTTTTATGCTGTTCTTGTTACCTATAGTAAAGCTATGGGAGCTATGGGAGCAGCTATTCTTTCTTCCTTAGAAGTGAAAACAGAGTTGATGTTAAACTCCCCACCATTACGCTATACTACAGTACTAGCTCCTCACGCACTGATTTCCATAAGTGCTGCATATGATCATTTGTTTGTAGTAGGGGAGTTCGCTCGCAAACAGGTTTTTATCCTTCAAGCGTATTTTCAGAAGTATTTTGGTTTGAGTTCCCAAGGTTGTGGACAACCTATTTTCTTACAGGATTTTAATTTTGATCTTTTAGTTTCACTTCTCAATGAGGCGAACTTACGTGTAGGCTTGATGACTTTTGCCGATAAGCCTTTTATACGAGTAAATTTCCACGCTTTTAATCATCAAGATGAAGTGAATCTCTTAGTTGCCGTTTTGCATAGCTATCTAGAAAAATGTAGTTGTGGGATCGACGTCAATCATGAATTTTACTTTGGGAGACAGTTTTGCAGTTAG
- the priA gene encoding primosomal protein N' has product MGNIESTTFRLYAEVIVNSNINKVLDYGLPDHLEHITKGTGVSISLRGAKKYGIVHQIKTQTECKRVLPVLGVIDSGIILPQDLLELMFWMSQYYFAPLGKTLRLVLPGISSSIIQPKQHYRVLLKQSKAKTKEIILAIQKESPAQAATLKTLLSCSSPPGLSELMDKAKVSQSPIHSLEKLGAIEIASAADLEIQEDRLTFFLPEAHVLHPQQQDAVDKISLSLSSGKFQTHLIFGVTGSGKTEVYLQAIREARKLGKSAILLVPEIALTIQTVTLFKAHFGKEVGILHHKLNDSDRNKTWREASNGNIHIIIGPRSALFCPLQNLGLIIVDEEHDPAYKQSESHPCYHARDVAVMRGKLANATVILGSATPSLESYANALSGKYILSELSSRAAAAYPAKISLIDMNMEREKTKTKTLFSQAALKSIEKRLAVGEQVLVFFNRRGYHTNVSCSSCKHTLKCSHCDMVLTFHKYANVLLCHLCNSSPKDPQTSCPKCHGTMTLQYRGSGTEKIEKVLHSIFPQVRTIRIDSDTTKFKGSHESLLKQFATGKADILIGTQMIAKGMHFPAVTLAIILNGDSGLYIPDFRASEQVFQLITQVTGRSGRSHLPGEVLIQSFLPDHSTIRCAIRQDYRAFYHQEIPGRELCSYPPFVRLVRCIFIGKCPNLTWKEAQRIHSILKEKLDTHTQLMQITPCGHFKIKDVFRYQFLIKSKQVLPVNKKLHEALLTAKLSPKVKFMIDVDPTTTFF; this is encoded by the coding sequence ATGGGTAATATTGAATCAACTACCTTTCGCCTATACGCAGAAGTCATAGTAAACTCCAATATCAATAAGGTATTAGACTACGGACTCCCTGATCATCTTGAACACATTACTAAAGGTACTGGTGTTAGCATTTCCTTACGGGGAGCAAAAAAATATGGAATAGTCCATCAGATTAAAACACAAACAGAATGTAAACGAGTTCTTCCTGTTTTAGGTGTTATTGATTCAGGAATTATACTCCCTCAAGATCTTCTAGAACTTATGTTTTGGATGAGTCAATATTATTTTGCGCCTTTGGGTAAGACACTGCGTTTAGTACTTCCTGGGATATCTTCTAGTATCATACAACCAAAACAACATTATCGCGTCCTACTCAAGCAAAGCAAAGCGAAGACTAAGGAGATAATTCTTGCTATTCAAAAAGAATCTCCCGCGCAAGCAGCAACTCTAAAAACATTATTATCGTGCAGCTCTCCCCCTGGTCTTTCAGAACTCATGGACAAGGCTAAGGTGTCACAATCTCCGATCCATTCTCTAGAAAAACTTGGGGCTATTGAAATAGCCAGTGCTGCAGATCTCGAAATTCAAGAAGATCGTCTAACCTTCTTCCTCCCTGAAGCCCATGTGCTACATCCGCAACAACAAGATGCCGTGGATAAGATTTCTTTGTCCTTATCTTCAGGGAAATTTCAGACACACCTTATTTTTGGTGTTACAGGAAGTGGAAAAACGGAAGTATATCTCCAGGCTATTCGTGAGGCAAGGAAATTAGGGAAAAGTGCGATCCTTTTAGTTCCTGAGATTGCTCTTACAATACAAACAGTTACATTATTTAAAGCTCATTTTGGAAAAGAAGTGGGTATTCTTCATCACAAGCTTAATGACAGCGATAGAAATAAAACCTGGAGAGAAGCATCAAACGGAAATATTCATATCATTATAGGTCCAAGATCTGCATTGTTTTGTCCTCTACAAAATTTAGGACTGATCATCGTTGATGAAGAACACGATCCTGCCTATAAACAAAGTGAAAGCCATCCCTGTTATCATGCTCGAGACGTTGCTGTTATGCGAGGGAAACTGGCAAATGCTACTGTAATATTAGGCAGTGCTACTCCAAGTCTGGAGAGCTACGCCAATGCCTTATCAGGGAAGTATATTCTTTCAGAATTATCATCACGAGCTGCTGCTGCCTATCCTGCGAAGATTTCTCTTATCGATATGAATATGGAAAGAGAAAAGACAAAGACAAAAACATTATTCTCTCAAGCTGCACTTAAAAGTATTGAAAAACGGCTCGCTGTTGGAGAACAAGTCTTAGTTTTCTTTAATCGACGTGGCTACCATACAAATGTGTCCTGTTCTTCATGTAAACATACGTTGAAATGTTCCCACTGCGATATGGTATTAACTTTCCATAAATATGCGAATGTCCTCCTCTGTCATCTCTGTAATTCTTCCCCTAAAGACCCTCAGACATCTTGTCCAAAATGTCATGGAACTATGACTTTACAATATCGTGGATCGGGGACAGAAAAAATAGAAAAGGTATTGCATAGTATCTTCCCACAAGTTCGCACTATCCGTATTGATTCGGACACCACGAAATTTAAAGGAAGTCATGAATCTTTATTAAAACAATTTGCCACAGGAAAAGCGGATATACTCATTGGAACACAAATGATAGCTAAAGGGATGCACTTTCCTGCCGTTACTTTAGCCATCATTTTAAATGGTGATTCTGGTCTGTACATTCCTGATTTCCGCGCCTCTGAACAAGTATTTCAATTGATCACACAAGTAACAGGAAGGTCCGGAAGAAGCCACCTCCCTGGTGAAGTCTTGATTCAATCGTTTCTTCCTGATCATAGCACCATTCGCTGTGCCATCAGACAGGACTATCGAGCGTTTTACCACCAAGAAATCCCTGGCAGGGAATTATGCAGCTACCCGCCATTTGTTCGTCTTGTTCGCTGTATATTCATAGGAAAATGCCCCAACCTCACTTGGAAAGAGGCGCAACGCATCCACTCTATACTTAAAGAGAAGTTGGATACTCATACCCAATTAATGCAAATCACACCGTGTGGACACTTCAAAATTAAAGATGTATTTCGGTATCAATTTTTAATAAAAAGCAAGCAAGTTCTTCCTGTAAATAAAAAACTCCATGAAGCCTTACTAACTGCAAAACTGTCTCCCAAAGTAAAATTCATGATTGACGTCGATCCCACAACTACATTTTTCTAG
- a CDS encoding thioredoxin family protein: protein MILLQIVKKCFLKQLKVLTTFLLGASSVSLHGVVQESSSKILWHLDYNEAVKKSRDSELPMLIFFSGSDWNALCMKIRKEVLASTEFAQKINGNFICLEVDFPRHSSQSEALHTQNTYLKTKFKIDEFPSLLLLSHDGREIYKIGSFGNETGENLGESLCHIVESDCLLNNAYPVMHTLSMEELQKYYRLSEEISCKDFIAKALELGVRNDDYFFLSEKYRLLVEGGKMDSEECQKVKRKLLNKDPKNEKHTHFTVALIEFQELAKRSQEGVSQDPSQVIAPLEAYLTEFGHQDQENVWRIEMMIAQFYLDSDQWKSALQHAEVAFETAPKEVRSHISHSLDYIRLQS from the coding sequence ATGATCCTGTTACAGATTGTGAAGAAATGTTTTTTGAAGCAACTGAAGGTATTAACAACGTTTCTATTAGGTGCAAGTTCTGTAAGTTTGCATGGCGTTGTTCAAGAGAGTTCTTCTAAGATTTTGTGGCATCTAGATTATAACGAGGCTGTGAAAAAAAGCCGCGATTCCGAATTGCCCATGTTAATCTTTTTTTCCGGTTCCGATTGGAATGCTTTATGCATGAAGATTCGTAAAGAGGTTCTTGCTTCTACGGAATTTGCTCAAAAGATAAACGGGAATTTTATATGTTTGGAAGTCGATTTTCCTAGGCATTCTTCTCAAAGTGAAGCCTTGCATACACAAAATACATATCTAAAAACTAAGTTCAAAATTGATGAGTTTCCTTCTCTTCTTTTACTTTCTCATGATGGAAGAGAAATTTATAAAATCGGGTCTTTTGGTAATGAAACTGGAGAAAATCTAGGTGAAAGCTTATGCCATATTGTTGAAAGTGACTGCTTACTCAACAATGCCTATCCAGTTATGCATACATTGTCTATGGAAGAACTCCAGAAGTATTACCGACTTTCTGAAGAGATTTCATGCAAGGATTTCATAGCAAAAGCTTTAGAATTAGGGGTGCGCAATGATGACTACTTCTTCTTATCAGAAAAATATCGTCTTCTTGTTGAAGGCGGTAAAATGGATTCTGAAGAATGTCAAAAAGTAAAGCGTAAATTACTCAATAAAGATCCTAAAAATGAAAAACATACACACTTTACCGTGGCTTTAATTGAGTTCCAAGAATTGGCTAAAAGATCTCAAGAAGGAGTGAGTCAGGACCCTAGTCAAGTAATAGCACCTTTAGAAGCTTATTTAACAGAGTTCGGACACCAGGATCAAGAAAATGTCTGGAGAATAGAGATGATGATAGCTCAGTTTTACCTAGACTCTGATCAATGGAAAAGTGCTTTACAACACGCTGAAGTTGCTTTCGAAACAGCCCCTAAAGAAGTCCGCTCTCATATTTCTCATTCTTTGGACTACATTCGCCTCCAATCGTAG
- a CDS encoding lysophospholipid acyltransferase family protein produces the protein MILKVWRTIYEATYAFLVGFALKLRYKIKLEGLKSINPNPNQGCLFLSNHVAEIDPVILEYLFWQRFHLRPLALSYLFKNSVVRWFLNSVGAIPVPTVIPGRECKKTVEQMEHFYNQTIHVLDNKGSILLYPSGRLSRNGKEEIVNQYSAYVLLHKSKECNVFLIRINGLWGSAFSRYKTQSTPKLSMVFKEAMKSLLRRGVFFMPKRSVKVTIHQINNEFLKQFPTKQDLNGFLSSWFNEDKESFPIEVPYA, from the coding sequence ATGATACTTAAGGTATGGCGAACTATTTATGAAGCTACATATGCTTTTCTTGTTGGCTTTGCCTTGAAGTTGCGCTACAAGATAAAATTAGAAGGGCTAAAGTCTATAAATCCTAATCCTAATCAAGGGTGTCTATTTTTATCAAATCATGTAGCCGAAATAGATCCTGTAATTCTTGAATATCTATTTTGGCAGCGTTTTCATCTGCGCCCCCTTGCATTGAGTTATTTATTTAAGAATTCTGTAGTTCGTTGGTTCTTAAATTCTGTTGGCGCCATACCTGTTCCCACAGTTATTCCTGGAAGAGAGTGTAAAAAAACTGTCGAACAGATGGAACATTTTTATAATCAAACTATTCATGTCTTGGATAATAAAGGCAGCATATTGCTGTATCCTTCCGGAAGGTTATCAAGAAATGGCAAAGAAGAAATAGTTAATCAGTATTCGGCATACGTGTTATTACATAAATCTAAGGAGTGCAACGTATTTTTGATACGCATTAACGGATTATGGGGGAGCGCTTTCTCAAGATATAAAACTCAATCTACCCCCAAGTTGAGCATGGTATTCAAAGAGGCGATGAAGTCCCTGTTGCGACGGGGGGTATTTTTTATGCCAAAACGCTCTGTGAAAGTGACAATACACCAAATAAATAACGAATTCTTGAAGCAATTCCCCACGAAACAGGATTTGAATGGTTTTCTTTCTTCGTGGTTTAACGAAGATAAAGAAAGTTTTCCTATAGAAGTTCCTTATGCCTAA
- the lysS gene encoding lysine--tRNA ligase has protein sequence MSTEAEYLQQEDFLHRSNKLREIADLGINPYPYEFPGTSSVEEIKKEYISQSLGNSEDATNKKTPKVKISGRMVLFRSMGKNAFAQILDNDQKIQVMFNRDFSSVAGLPVDAEISPIKFIEKKLDLGDILGIEGYLFFTHSGELTILVETVSLLCKSLISLPDKHAGLSDKETRYRKRWLDLISSDEVRQTFLKRSRIIKLIRHYMDAQGFIEVETPILQNVYGGAEATPFITTLNALHSEVFLRISPEISLKKILVGGTPRIYEIGKVFRNEGIDRTHNPEFTIIEAYATNIDYHSVMTYVENLVEHLVCELNNGSTVLTYSHLKQGPVSIDFKAPWIRMTMKDSIKTYGGVDVDLHGDHELRKILKECSSLPEESYVTAPRGLLIAALFDELVCDKLIAPHHITDHPIETTPLCKSLRSGDVDFVERFESFCLGKELCNAYSELNDPLRQRVLLEKQQEKKALNPDSEYHPIDEEFLEALCQGLPPTGGFGIGIDRLVMILTDAASIRDVLYFPAMRRLESDKG, from the coding sequence ATGTCCACAGAAGCTGAGTACCTACAACAAGAAGATTTTCTCCATAGAAGTAACAAGCTTCGGGAAATAGCTGATTTAGGTATTAATCCCTATCCTTATGAATTCCCAGGAACAAGTAGTGTTGAGGAAATAAAAAAAGAATATATATCCCAATCTCTTGGGAATAGTGAAGATGCTACTAATAAAAAAACCCCTAAGGTAAAAATCTCAGGTCGTATGGTGCTTTTCCGCTCTATGGGAAAGAACGCTTTTGCGCAGATTTTAGATAATGATCAAAAGATCCAGGTGATGTTTAACAGGGATTTTTCTTCAGTTGCAGGTCTCCCTGTAGATGCAGAGATTTCCCCAATAAAATTTATAGAGAAGAAGCTTGATCTTGGTGATATTTTAGGAATCGAAGGGTACCTATTTTTCACGCATTCCGGAGAGTTAACTATTCTTGTCGAAACCGTCTCACTATTGTGTAAATCTTTAATTTCTCTTCCCGATAAACACGCTGGCCTAAGTGATAAAGAAACTCGTTATAGAAAGCGTTGGTTGGATCTAATTTCTTCTGATGAAGTACGGCAAACTTTCTTAAAAAGAAGTCGGATTATCAAATTAATCCGTCACTACATGGATGCTCAGGGATTCATAGAGGTAGAAACTCCTATACTCCAAAATGTTTATGGTGGCGCTGAGGCAACACCTTTTATAACTACTTTGAATGCTTTGCACTCAGAAGTATTTCTCCGGATTTCTCCAGAGATTTCTTTAAAAAAAATCCTTGTTGGAGGCACTCCACGTATTTACGAAATTGGAAAAGTATTTAGGAACGAAGGGATCGATAGGACCCATAATCCTGAATTTACCATAATAGAAGCCTATGCAACGAACATAGACTATCATAGTGTCATGACCTATGTGGAGAATCTCGTTGAACATCTCGTCTGTGAGTTGAACAATGGTAGTACAGTTTTGACCTATTCACATTTAAAACAAGGGCCTGTATCCATTGATTTTAAAGCTCCTTGGATTCGCATGACTATGAAAGATAGTATCAAGACATATGGAGGTGTCGATGTGGATCTTCATGGAGATCATGAGTTGCGAAAAATTTTGAAAGAATGTTCTTCATTACCTGAGGAATCTTACGTGACAGCTCCCAGAGGCTTATTAATCGCAGCATTATTTGACGAGTTAGTCTGCGATAAATTAATTGCGCCTCATCATATTACAGATCATCCTATAGAGACGACGCCTTTATGTAAATCTTTGCGCTCAGGAGATGTGGATTTTGTCGAGCGTTTTGAAAGTTTTTGCTTAGGTAAAGAGCTTTGTAATGCCTATTCAGAGTTGAATGATCCTTTGCGTCAGAGAGTACTTTTAGAAAAACAACAGGAAAAAAAGGCTTTAAATCCAGATAGTGAATACCATCCTATAGATGAAGAATTTTTAGAAGCCTTGTGCCAAGGTTTGCCTCCCACAGGGGGATTTGGTATCGGTATTGACCGTTTGGTAATGATTCTTACGGATGCTGCTTCTATTCGTGATGTATTATATTTCCCAGCTATGCGTCGTTTAGAATCAGACAAGGGTTAA
- the dsbH gene encoding disulfide reductase DsbH — MKRWSQGSLIALCLLLTLPCCAAKRRSHYQKGIDKSTVHVVKTSGVQWESYDNAVEQSKKDKKYIGLFFTGSDWCIWCIKMQDQILNTPEFQQYANGNLHMVELDFPQSASQPEDVKQQNQALKSKYGVNGFPTLVFIDANGVEKARMGFEYGGGENYVQKIKAALRTK, encoded by the coding sequence ATGAAACGTTGGTCGCAAGGAAGTTTAATAGCCCTCTGTTTATTACTTACACTGCCTTGTTGTGCAGCAAAAAGACGTTCTCATTACCAAAAAGGGATCGATAAGTCTACTGTGCACGTGGTTAAAACTTCTGGAGTACAGTGGGAAAGTTATGACAATGCTGTCGAACAATCCAAAAAAGATAAAAAATATATTGGTTTATTTTTTACAGGTTCTGATTGGTGTATCTGGTGTATAAAGATGCAAGATCAGATTTTAAATACTCCTGAATTTCAACAGTATGCGAATGGGAATTTACATATGGTAGAGCTAGACTTCCCACAATCTGCTAGCCAACCTGAAGATGTAAAACAACAAAATCAAGCTTTAAAATCAAAATACGGTGTAAACGGATTCCCAACATTAGTTTTCATTGATGCTAATGGAGTTGAGAAAGCTAGAATGGGATTCGAGTACGGTGGTGGTGAGAATTACGTGCAAAAAATCAAAGCTGCTTTACGTACAAAATAG
- a CDS encoding AMP-binding protein, producing the protein MHKRWNYSKKRRIGLRDGRTVLEKFLKLCSEMGSAASCWDEQLGILSYDDMRKAIIALSLQVSKYTGKNIGIMMPASAGAYIAYFSVLLSGKIPVMINWSQGLREMEACIALAHVDHILTSKQLVEHLHEIHGDGVEYPAKLIYMENIRKQLSLWDKMRIAFYLSLPHNWFVGLFNLSEQDQEDIAVILFTSGTEKLPKGVPLTHANLIANQNACLRFFDPVENDVMMSFLPPFHAYGFNCCALFPMLAGLSIVFSYNPLQPKKIVEFIDKTDATFLGTTPIFFDYILKTAKKQESALSSLRFVVVGGDAFKDSLRDKSERNFPHIVLRQGYGTTECSPVITINDENSPKNERCVGIPIEGMDIMIVSEETYAPLSCGEVGLVLIRGTSLFPGYLEADPDQGFVHLGGASWYVTGDLGYLDRNGQLFLQGRLSRFVKIGSEMISLQALENLLIEGFGLPDEQDDVSLIVCGIPGEKVKLCLFTTFSTNLNEVNDILKNLKTSSIMKISYQHQLESIPMLGSGKPDYRALNSLALSLFHGE; encoded by the coding sequence ATGCATAAGCGTTGGAATTATTCTAAAAAGCGTCGTATCGGTTTACGTGATGGACGGACTGTTTTAGAGAAGTTTTTAAAACTCTGTTCGGAAATGGGATCAGCAGCTAGTTGCTGGGATGAGCAATTAGGGATTTTATCTTATGATGATATGCGTAAGGCGATTATTGCGTTGTCTTTACAAGTATCTAAATATACTGGAAAAAATATCGGGATTATGATGCCAGCCTCTGCTGGGGCTTATATTGCTTATTTCTCTGTGTTGTTATCTGGGAAAATTCCTGTTATGATCAATTGGAGTCAGGGACTTCGAGAAATGGAAGCATGCATTGCTCTAGCACATGTAGATCATATCCTAACTTCCAAGCAACTGGTTGAGCACTTACATGAGATTCACGGTGATGGCGTAGAGTATCCAGCAAAGTTAATTTACATGGAAAATATACGTAAACAACTTTCCCTTTGGGATAAGATGCGTATAGCTTTTTATCTATCTCTCCCGCACAACTGGTTTGTGGGTTTGTTCAATCTTTCAGAGCAGGATCAGGAAGATATTGCCGTTATTTTATTTACGTCCGGGACAGAAAAGCTTCCTAAAGGAGTTCCCTTAACCCATGCAAATCTTATAGCGAATCAAAATGCCTGTTTAAGATTTTTTGATCCTGTAGAAAATGATGTTATGATGTCGTTTCTTCCCCCCTTCCATGCTTATGGGTTTAACTGTTGTGCTCTCTTCCCTATGCTTGCGGGATTGTCCATAGTTTTTTCTTATAATCCTTTGCAACCCAAAAAGATTGTGGAGTTTATAGATAAGACGGATGCAACCTTTTTAGGTACTACACCTATCTTTTTTGATTACATTTTGAAAACAGCTAAAAAGCAAGAATCTGCTTTAAGCTCTTTGCGTTTTGTTGTTGTCGGAGGAGACGCTTTTAAAGACTCTTTAAGAGACAAGTCTGAGAGAAATTTTCCTCATATTGTTCTTCGTCAAGGATATGGTACAACCGAGTGTTCTCCTGTTATTACGATTAATGATGAGAATAGTCCCAAAAATGAACGGTGTGTTGGTATCCCTATTGAAGGTATGGACATTATGATTGTTTCGGAAGAGACTTATGCTCCTCTGTCTTGTGGAGAAGTTGGTTTAGTTCTTATTCGAGGTACCTCACTGTTTCCCGGCTATTTGGAAGCAGATCCTGATCAAGGTTTTGTACATCTTGGAGGCGCAAGTTGGTATGTGACAGGAGACCTAGGTTATTTAGATAGAAATGGTCAGTTGTTTTTACAAGGTAGACTTAGTCGTTTCGTAAAAATTGGCAGTGAAATGATTAGTTTGCAGGCTTTAGAAAATTTACTCATTGAAGGTTTTGGGTTGCCTGATGAGCAAGATGATGTTTCTTTGATCGTTTGTGGTATACCTGGAGAGAAAGTCAAACTCTGCTTATTTACGACGTTTTCTACCAATCTCAATGAAGTAAATGATATCCTAAAAAACTTAAAAACAAGTAGCATAATGAAAATATCCTATCAGCATCAGTTGGAATCTATCCCGATGCTGGGCTCAGGAAAACCTGATTACCGAGCTTTAAATTCTCTAGCACTTTCTCTGTTTCATGGGGAATAA
- the rnpA gene encoding ribonuclease P protein component produces the protein MHRSTLPKRARVLKRRQFLYISRAGSHCQGSQVIFHVAPSKYSGCCKLGITVSKKFGKANKRNYFKRIVREAFRLKRHSLPSCQIVVMPKNKHQPKFEELLQDFTQQIPEALNSKFSKNKSTIGGECSPKNEKYESGLL, from the coding sequence GTGCATCGATCAACTTTACCCAAGCGCGCCCGTGTATTAAAGAGACGGCAATTTCTTTATATATCACGAGCAGGATCCCACTGCCAAGGTAGTCAGGTTATTTTTCATGTTGCTCCATCTAAATATTCTGGATGTTGCAAGTTAGGGATAACTGTGTCCAAAAAGTTTGGGAAAGCCAATAAAAGAAATTACTTTAAACGCATTGTGCGCGAGGCCTTTCGTTTAAAGCGCCATTCTTTGCCTTCTTGTCAAATTGTTGTCATGCCCAAAAATAAACACCAGCCTAAATTTGAAGAGTTGCTTCAAGATTTTACTCAACAAATTCCAGAAGCACTCAACAGCAAATTTTCAAAAAACAAGTCTACGATTGGAGGCGAATGTAGTCCAAAGAATGAGAAATATGAGAGCGGACTTCTTTAG
- the cysS gene encoding cysteine--tRNA ligase yields MRQSSYNRQNLYLYNTASRTKELFSPSNDPVKLYTCGPTVYDYAHIGNFRTYIFEDLLKRALLFFGYSVKHVMNITDVDDKTLAGACKKNISLDTYTAPFIQAFFEDVATLNILPADVYPHATHYIPQMIEAIRKLLDDGIAYTGQDNSVYFSIKEFPSYGKLSQLQLQNLQCCSRIASDEYDKENLSDFVLWKAYDKKRDGHIYWESPFGKGRPGWHLECSIMAMELLGSSIDIHAGGIDNIFPHHENEIAQSESLSHQPFSRYWLHSEHLLVDGKKMSKSLGNFFTLRNLLDRGFSGVEIRYMLLQSHYRMQLNFTEEGLIACRQALKRLRDFISRLENPYPESATISEDIDQCGQLFLQDFSNAIANDLNIAAALASLFDFIHQTNSLIDKSNFTQADSNYVLDIMKKINTVLGVIPLSTSLDIPSAVAQLVEEREIARKEKNWKQADVLRNQIASFGYVIEDTKSGPKVKKY; encoded by the coding sequence ATGAGACAATCATCCTACAACAGACAGAACCTTTATTTATATAATACCGCATCGAGAACAAAAGAACTTTTTTCTCCCTCTAACGATCCTGTCAAATTGTATACCTGCGGTCCTACAGTATATGACTATGCGCATATCGGAAATTTCCGTACGTATATATTTGAAGATTTATTAAAACGTGCTCTTTTGTTCTTTGGATACTCTGTAAAGCATGTTATGAATATTACAGATGTTGATGATAAGACTTTGGCTGGTGCATGTAAAAAAAATATCTCTTTGGATACCTATACAGCTCCGTTCATACAAGCCTTTTTTGAAGACGTTGCCACACTGAATATCCTACCCGCTGATGTTTACCCCCACGCTACGCACTATATCCCTCAAATGATCGAAGCTATCCGCAAGCTCCTAGATGATGGTATCGCCTATACAGGCCAAGATAACTCTGTTTATTTTTCTATAAAAGAGTTCCCTTCCTATGGAAAGTTATCTCAGTTACAGCTACAAAATTTGCAATGTTGCTCTAGGATAGCTTCCGATGAATATGACAAAGAAAATCTTTCGGATTTCGTGTTATGGAAAGCATACGATAAAAAGAGAGACGGTCATATTTATTGGGAAAGCCCATTTGGCAAAGGTCGCCCAGGTTGGCATTTAGAATGTTCTATCATGGCTATGGAACTTCTCGGGTCTTCTATTGATATCCATGCAGGCGGTATAGACAATATTTTCCCTCACCATGAAAATGAGATTGCCCAGTCAGAATCTTTATCTCACCAGCCTTTTTCTCGTTACTGGCTCCATTCTGAGCATCTTCTTGTTGATGGGAAAAAGATGTCGAAAAGTTTAGGAAATTTTTTCACACTAAGGAATTTGCTAGATCGTGGATTTTCTGGAGTAGAAATCCGCTACATGCTCTTACAAAGCCATTATAGAATGCAATTAAACTTCACTGAAGAAGGACTAATTGCTTGCCGTCAAGCGTTAAAACGCTTACGTGATTTCATTTCTCGATTAGAAAATCCCTACCCTGAAAGCGCCACTATTTCTGAAGATATAGATCAGTGCGGGCAACTGTTTCTACAAGATTTTTCAAACGCTATTGCAAATGATTTAAACATAGCGGCAGCGCTCGCGTCCCTTTTCGATTTTATCCATCAGACAAACTCACTGATTGATAAGTCAAACTTCACACAGGCTGATAGTAACTATGTTTTGGACATTATGAAGAAAATTAACACCGTACTTGGTGTTATTCCCCTCTCTACATCCTTAGACATCCCTAGTGCAGTTGCACAACTTGTTGAAGAACGAGAAATTGCCCGCAAGGAGAAAAATTGGAAGCAAGCAGATGTTCTTCGAAATCAAATTGCTTCTTTCGGCTATGTTATTGAAGATACAAAATCAGGGCCTAAAGTAAAAAAATATTAA